In Debaryomyces hansenii CBS767 chromosome A complete sequence, a genomic segment contains:
- a CDS encoding DEHA2D07084p (highly similar to uniprot|Q12230 Saccharomyces cerevisiae YPL004c LSP1 Long chain base-responsive inhibitor of protein kinases Phk1p and Phk2p or uniprot|P53252 Saccharomyces cerevisiae YGR086c PIL1 Long chain base- responsive inhibitor of protein kinases Phk1p and Phk2p) codes for MHRTYSLRSSKAPTAAQLQSPPPPTSSTKSKFFGKGGIASSFRKTVAGSTGPEMSRKLSQFVKMEKNVMRAMELTARERRDVAKQLSLWGEGNDEDVSDVTDKLGVLIYEIGELEDQYIDKYDQYRITLKTIRNIEASVQPSRDRKQKITDEIAHLKYKDPQSPKISVLEQELVRAEAESLVAEAQLSNITREQIKAAFNYQFDATRELAEKYALIAGYGKALLELLDDSAVTPGETRPAYDGYDASKQIIIDAENALASWTLDSAVVRPTLSLHQSEYDEEEHYDGELDQAAEEEFAKHDDVVENK; via the coding sequence ATGCATAGAACTTATTCCTTAAGATCCAGCAAAGCTCCTACCGCAGCACAATTGCAATCCCCTCCACCACCAACATCTTCTACCAAGTCGAAGTTTTTCGGTAAGGGAGGAATTGCTTCCTCTTTCCGTAAAACCGTTGCTGGTAGCACCGGTCCAGAAATGTCCAGAAAATTGTCACAATTCGTCAAGATGGAAAAGAATGTGATGAGAGCCATGGAATTGACTGCtagagaaagaagagatGTTGCCAAGCAATTGAGTTTATGGGGTGAAGGTaacgatgaagatgttTCGGATGTCACCGACAAATTGGGTGTTTTAATCTACGAAATCGGTGAATTGGAAGACCAATACATTGACAAGTATGACCAATACAGAATCACCTTGAAGACCATTAGAAACATTGAAGCTTCTGTTCAACCATCAAGAGACAGAAAGCAAAAGATCACCGACGAGATTGCTCACTTGAAGTACAAGGACCCACAATCGCCAAAGATTTCTGTTTTAGAACAGGAATTAGTCAGAGCTGAAGCTGAATCCTTGGTTGCTGAAGCACAATTATCCAACATCACCAGAGAACAAATTAAGGCTGCATTCAACTACCAATTTGACGCTACCAGAGAATTAGCTGAAAAGTACGCCTTAATTGCTGGTTACGGTAAGGCCTTATTGGAATTGTTAGACGACTCTGCTGTCACTCCAGGTGAAACCAGACCAGCCTATGACGGTTACGATGCTTCTAAGcaaattatcattgatgCTGAAAACGCTTTGGCTTCTTGGACTCTCGACTCCGCAGTCGTCAGACCAACTTTGTCTTTACACCAATCtgaatatgatgaagaagaacacTACGATGGTGAATTAGACCAAGCcgcagaagaagaatttgctAAGCACGACGATGTTGTTGAAAACAAATAA
- a CDS encoding DEHA2D07106p (weakly similar to uniprot|Q12188 Saccharomyces cerevisiae YPR007C REC8 Meiosis-specific component of sister chromatid cohesion complex) yields the protein MNNSINNSNELISKVSVDTGLSTAWLLATLGSKTTYRRLVRKDILSISIPQTCDIIGNPQSTIPLRLSSNLLYGVSLMYKQKIDYFLSDVSLIKTKLQKEIFLNTLTNKQNFTVININHSQYDNFKARDHNQIFLKEDPFFDVSKDLFKPYTGSEVQDERRIRIQQLDQQLYYDTNHSLFASTTGQITIVPDVHTKTIENFMDQELHTLDELSESLKSDAAVDFEFGDDGKIVDINTDNKVQEDEDLSIIDFDQIIERSEDSIDSITGGAYEKTITNDKTFHMSHDTHTNQTTILDTKKSTKRKRNYKKVIIDDSMKISSSELKNFRDSYDTIMNIHNKRLKLATLAKERFSTVNELLYEENNKEPFATKYTCKYIFGHDVTGNIQLNPRIPKRYNSKQLSEDLEFGRNIEPRINDEEMDKFNFEIEQDIPLEFNDSQDIFDLSFPEINNSELRSRSRSRPGSKRSRSKSTRSSSVPNDQEFLEESLDYTPGAPHLLTQRISSQTKITATLIKFLNFLQSRSILLGEHIKADCKLSRNYFQHVNKEVSNSNEVVYSKIKFSTLIPSLKSKLQNGTETPVNRNLAANSFSSILELATRNYIMLEAENNRNLQTGDEIEILIEI from the coding sequence ATGAACaatagtattaataatagcaatgaattgatttctAAGGTTTCTGTTGACACTGGTCTTAGTACTGCTTGGTTATTAGCTACTCTTGGATCCAAAACAACGTATAGGAGGTTGGTGAGGAAGGATATACTAAGTATCTCAATTCCTCAGACATGCGATATCATTGGTAATCCTCAATCAACAATCCCTTTAAGATTGTCATCTAACCTATTATATGGGGTTTCATTAATGTATAAGCAAAAAATAGATTATTTTTTAAGTGATGTATCGCTTATCAAAACCAAACTCCAGAAAgagatttttttaaatacattaacaaataaacaaaacTTCACggttattaatattaatcaCCTGCaatatgataattttaagGCCCGAGATCACAATCAGATATTTCTCAAGGAAGATCCGTTCTTTGACGTTAGCAAAGATTTGTTTAAACCGTACACAGGGTCGGAAGTGCAGGATGAACGTAGAATACGAATTCAACAACTAGATCAGCAGCTTTATTATGATACGAATCATTCTTTGTTTGCTTCTACTACTGGCCAAATCACGATAGTGCCAGATGTGCATACTAAGACGATTGAGAATTTTATGGATCAAGAATTGCACACGCTAGATGAATTGAGCGAAAGTCTCAAATCGGATGCTGCAGtggattttgaatttggcGATGATGGAAAAATAGTGGACATAAATACTGACAACAAAGTAcaggaagatgaagatttaaGTATAATTGACTTTGATCAAATAATTGAGAGGAGCGAGGATTCAATTGATAGTATAACTGGTGGAGCCTATGAGAAAACTATAACAAATGACAAAACTTTCCATATGTCGCATGACACACATACTAATCAAACAACAATTTTAGATACAAAGAAATCGACAAAGCGCAAACGAAACTATAAAAAGGTAATAATTGATGATAgtatgaaaatttcttcaagtgaattgaaaaattttagaGATAGTTATGACACTATCATGAATATTCATAATAAAAGACTAAAACTTGCAACTTTAgcaaaagaaagattttCAACTGTTAATGAATTACTCtacgaagaaaataataaggaGCCATTTGCAACGAAGTACACTTGCAAGTATATATTTGGTCACGATGTAACAGGTAACATTCAATTAAATCCAAGAATACCTAAAAGATACAATTCTAAACAATTGAGTGAAGACCTTGAATTTGGTAGAAATATTGAACCCCGAAtcaatgatgaagaaatggatAAATTCAACTTTGAAATCGAACAAGACATACCTCTAGAATTCAACGATCTGCAggatatatttgatttatccTTTCCTGAAATTAATAACAGTGAACTTAGAAGTAGGAGTAGAAGTAGGCCAGGAAGCAAACGGTCCCGTTCTAAGTCAACTAGATCATCCAGCGTACCAAACGATCAGGAGTTCCTAGAAGAAAGTCTTGATTATACACCCGGTGCTCCTCACTTGTTAACACAGCGAATTAGTTCACAAACTAAGATAACGGCTACGTTGATtaagtttttgaattttttgcaGTCAAGAAGTATTTTATTGGGAGAACACATTAAAGCCGACTGCAAGTTGAGCAGAAATTACTTTCAACATGTCAACAAAGAAGTGTCTAATTCGAATGAAGTAGTGtattccaaaatcaaattctcGACTCTAATCCCGCTGCTTAAAAGTAAGCTACAAAATGGAACCGAGACTCCAGTCAATCGAAACTTGGCCGCGAACTCATTTTCCAgtatattagaattagcGACAAGAAACTACATTATGCTTGAGGCCGAGAACAATAGAAACTTGCAGACCGgagatgaaattgaaattcttattgaaatttaa
- a CDS encoding DEHA2D07128p (similar to CA0629|IPF3876 Candida albicans IPF3876), producing MVQLNRDSQNESDNETVPLLRSQLSEQLQQQQQPQTHDTSMDNEDVQSKYEEIRRELIEFSKRRFWWFCSLGVVAIIAMHLSFLPRTSLSRDFRRWHGQHLTKSDVKRNYLLFSSIGNTYNEVANEDYISWWLGNFTTINRKNNENLIGADNNELLSYVKKNFKHLGLETETHTYDVPNLQKPLSSSIELIDSKTGSSVYNASLFEPSFKTPAYNGFGFSGNATGEYIYVNEGTNEDFQLLLKNKIDPKNKIVIARSNISSYLSTSEKLQIAENYGAIGFIVYNDINDINDTNKYLKSAIQRDTVGFNFFDNSEAMVCPSIPSIPISFNSVKPILETFNSNVVNRDFSHWPFYPLIKTSPFKLEITTKFASEKNRKLTNVIGSLQGIIKDSEIIIGASRDSFTSSSPLSSHVILFEIMRNFRRLRKLGWKPLRTIKFVSWDGTHNGLLGSRSFTNDTNAFNSKQPVLCYINIDGDAVMGSRFKVDSNPMFNHVLKKISRFIPIPKNSTILKAQPNKGHRGSGDDNDHEDEEFTTLHKYWAKQDNISINNLLGESIKTSDALVFQNFLGVPSINIKFENDPVRDPAIHTPNSNYYSYDWLIKSKIDNDLLLHGSLIRYLGLLAVSLGEHEVIDMKTVSYFRKIGLYFDKFTTDSKPKLQDWSSKKVPLHLLEKSSLYSRLKNDVLDGKIKFSMLLEEIHSLLGDLVKHSLALDIYNDDIAQKLIEDFAWYNSLKKLKIYAQYKLANYRLSHFENALTLNNKDYQYMYDAKQEGLFNHVLYGVPEFSTRENNTYYSSRVNHSIFPYLYRSLKDDNFELTVKWIVTLYEKLHTVSNKIT from the coding sequence ATGGTTCAGTTAAATAGAGACCTGCAAAACGAGTCAGACAACGAAACTGTTCCGTTATTACGGAGTCAGCTTCTGGAACAATtgcaacagcaacagcagcCACAGACCCATGATACCTCGATGGATAATGAGGACGTACAATcaaaatatgaagaaattagaagagAGTTGATAGAGTTTTCAAAGAGACGATTTTGGTGGTTTTGCTCATTAGGGGTAGTTGCAATTATAGCGATGcatttatcatttttgCCGAGAACTTCATTAAGTAGGGATTTTCGGAGATGGCATGGACAACACTTGACTAAATCGGATGTCAAGCGTAATTATCTCTTATTCAGTAGTATAGGAAATACCTACAATGAAGTGGCAAATGAGGATTATATTAGTTGGTGGTTAGGCAATTTCACTACAATAAATCggaaaaataatgaaaactTGATAGGAgctgataataatgaattgcTTTCATACGTTAAGAAAAACTTCAAGCACTTAGGGTTGGAAACTGAAACACACACTTATGATGTTCCTAACTTGCAGAAGCCACTTTCGCTgtcaattgaattaattgactCCAAGACGGGAAGCAGCGTTTACAATGCATCCTTATTCGAGCCTTCCTTTAAAACGCCTGCTTATAATGGATTTGGGTTCTCCGGAAATGCTACTGGGGAATATATCTATGTCAATGAGGGTACTAATGaagattttcaattgttaCTAAAGAACAAAATTGACCCAAAGAATAAGATTGTTATCGCCAGATCGAATATAAGTTCTTATTTATCTACATCTGAGAAATTACAAATAGCGGAAAACTATGGTGCTATTGGTTTCATTGTCTATAATGACATcaatgatataaatgacACCAATAAGTATTTGAAACTGGCGATACAAAGAGATACTGTCggattcaattttttcgaTAATTCAGAGGCAATGGTTTGTCCATCCATTCCATCGATTCCGATAAGCTTCAATTCTGTGAAGCCAATATTAGAGACTTTTAATTCCAACGTAGTTAATCGTGATTTTTCACACTGGCCTTTTTACCCGCTAATAAAGACAAGCCCTTTCAAATTGGAAATCACTACAAAATTCGCTTCAGAAAAAAACAGAAAGCTAACTAATGTCATAGGTTCGTTGCAAGGTATCATAAAAGATAGTGAAATAATTATCGGAGCTTCGCGTGATTCATTTACGAGTTCAAGTCCCCTTAGTAGTCATGTCATTTTGTTTGAAATAATGAGAAACTTTCGGAGATTAAGAAAACTAGGATGGAAGCCATTGAGAACTATAAAGTTTGTATCCTGGGATGGTACTCATAATGGTCTCTTGGGATCCAGATCTTTCACAAATGATACTAATGCATTTAATTCTAAACAGCCAGTACTTTGTTATATCAACATAGATGGGGATGCGGTTATGGGCAGCCGTTTTAAAGTAGACTCAAATCCAATGTTTAATCATgtcttgaagaaaatttcTAGGTTCATTCCAATACCTAAGAATTCTACCATTTTGAAGGCACAACCAAATAAGGGGCATCGTGGAAGTGGCGATGATAATGATCATGAGGATGAAGAGTTCACCACTTTGCATAAATATTGGGCGAAACAAGataatatatctataaataatttgctTGGAGAACTGATAAAAACTTCAGATGCTCTTGTTTTTCAGAATTTTTTGGGGGTTCCACTgattaatatcaaattcgAAAATGACCCTGTACGGGATCCAGCTATACATACTCCTAactcaaattattattcatacGATTGGTTGATCAAGAGTAAAATCGATAACGATCTATTATTGCATGGTCTGTTAATTAGATATTTGGGATTATTGGCTGTATCCCTAGGTGAGCATGAAGTCATAGATATGAAAACAGTTCTGTATTTCCGAAAAATAGGcttatattttgataaattcacCACTGATAGCAAACCTAAACTTCAAGACTGGTCATCAAAAAAAGTACCATTGCATTTGCTTGAGAAATCAAGTCTATATTCACgcttgaaaaatgatgTATTGGACGGTAAGATCAAGTTTTCCATGTTGTTAGAAGAGATTCATTCTTTACTTGGAGATTTAGTGAAACATTCGCTAGCCCTAGATATCTACAACGATGATATTGCACAGAAGTTGATAGAAGATTTTGCGTGGTACAACCTGttaaagaagttgaaaatatatGCTCAATACAAACTCGCTAACTATAGATTACTGCATTTTGAGAACGCTTTAACATTGAACAATAaagattatcaatatatgtATGACGCTAAACAAGAGGGGTTATTTAACCATGTGTTATACGGTGTACCGGAATTCTCTACTCGTGAAAACAACACTTATTATTCGTCTCGTGTTAATCATAGTATTTTCCCATATCTTTATAGATCATTGaaagatgataattttgagCTTACTGTTAAGTGGATTGTTACTCtttatgaaaaattgcatACAGTAAGTAACAAGATCACATAG
- a CDS encoding DEHA2D07172p (similar to uniprot|Q12309 Saccharomyces cerevisiae YLR117C CLF1 pre-mRNA splicing factor), producing the protein MNTDGLSREKVSDSQITSEQILQDAFQLKDEPLNRPKQSIQDLDELRSFQLTKRKEYEQQLNKNRLNFGQWLRYAKWEVKHNHDFPRARSIFERALEVNVQHIPFWTHYIQFELSHKNITHARNLLDRAVTTLPRVDKLWFLYVQTEETLKNYQMVRIIFERWLSWNPNPSAWDAYINYEKRYDEYDNAREIYIRYVQIHSSGEIWLKWIDFEMNDVPIDPEQVKRIRNVFELSVDSMLASEALRGDISLAEIINKWSLWEISVKEYERARAIFQLMLKSDTIQEIITPEQRNQIYSSYTEFEKSYGDKDTIESSIMIKRKLKYEEEVNKSPSDYDSWWSYISILQQEDNNEVTRETFERAIKVIPTDAFKSTVWRRYIYIWVKYAFWEEFTMGSIENGRNIWNKALKVIPHKRFTFAKIWISFAQFEIRNDPENGLASARKILGRSIGQSSTVKPKRKLFKFYIELEQKLGEWDRVRKLYEKWLELSLVGENNLSTINSLLTYIDFEKNIQEHQRCISLFELGVRLAEDDKIFTKVNPLEYMLMQFINYYKEEMRYAEARSLYRKLVERVSTPKVWISFALFESSIPTDSQLKAFEESTEEEFEFSIDETHRETTRSVFREANDFFKHNNLKEDRAVVIEAWKQYEEANGSEESLRDITKKLPVIVKRRRLIEGEEEEYLDYIFPEDEEAKPSKISGLNAFLANAQKWMANQN; encoded by the coding sequence ATGAATACAGATGGGTTGTCAAGGGAGAAGGTATCAGATTCACAAATAACCAGTGAACAGATTTTGCAAGATGCTTTTCAACTTAAAGATGAACCTTTAAACCGTCCTAAACAATCGATCCAAGACTTGGATGAATTACGATCGTTTCAACTTACCAAAAGAAAGGAGTACGAACAGCAATTGAATAAGAATAGATTAAATTTTGGTCAGTGGTTAAGGTATGCGAAGTGGGAAGTAAAGCATAATCATGATTTTCCCAGGGCAAGATCGATTTTTGAACGTGCTTTAGAGGTGAACGTACAGCATATTCCGTTCTGGACacattatattcaatttgaacTTTCacataaaaatataacaCATGCAAGAAACTTGCTAGATAGAGCTGTAACCACATTGCCCAGGGTTGACAAATTATGGTTTCTTTATGTGCAAACAGAAGAaactttgaagaattacCAAATGGTTAGAATAATCTTTGAAAGATGGCTATCATGGAATCCTAATCCTTCTGCATGGGATgcttatataaattatgaaaaaaGATACGATGAATACGATAATGCAAGGGAGATCTACATAAGATACGTTCAAATTCATTCCTCTGGTGAAATATGGTTGAAATggattgattttgaaatgaaTGACGTTCCAATAGACCCTGAACAGGTCAAACGAATCAGGAATGTCTTTGAATTATCAGTAGATTCAATGCTAGCATCAGAAGCATTAAGGGGGGATATACTGCTTGCcgaaataattaataagtGGTCACTCTGGGAGATATCAGTGAAAGAATATGAAAGGGCAAGAGCCATATTCCAATTAATGTTGAAAAGCGATActattcaagaaattataaCTCCGGAACAAAggaatcaaatttatctgTCATACACCGAATTCGAGAAAAGCTACGGCGATAAAGATACTATTGAATCCAGTATCatgataaaaagaaaattgaaatatgagGAGGAAGTGAATAAATCTCCGCTGGATTACGATTCGTGGTGGTCTTATATTAGTATTTTACAACAAGAAGATAACAATGAAGTCACAAGAGAAACTTTCGAGAGAGCAATTAAGGTGATACCGACAGATGCTTTCAAATCTACGGTTTGGAGAAGATATATCTACATATGGGTCAAATATGCATTTTGGGAAGAGTTCACTATGGGTAGTATTGAGAACGGCCGAAATATCTGGAATAAAGCTTTGAAGGTTATTCCACATAAACGTTTTACATTTGCCAAGATATGGATAAGCTTTGCGCAATTTGAAATAAGAAATGATCCAGAAAATGGATTAGCAAGCGCAAGAAAGATATTAGGTAGATCTATTGGTCAATCAAGTACTGTTAAACCCAAAAGAAAACTATTCAAATTTTACATTGAGTTAGAACAAAAATTGGGCGAATGGGATAGAGTTAGAAAGCTTTACGAGAAATGGTTAGAACTATCATTGGTAGGAGAAAATAATCTATCTACTATTAATTCCTTATTGACctatattgattttgagaaAAATATACAAGAGCACCAAAGATGTATTTCTCTTTTTGAATTGGGTGTTCGGTTGGCggaagatgataaaatatttactaAAGTCAACCCATTAGAGTATATGTTGATgcaatttataaattactacaaagaagaaatgagATATGCTGAAGCTAGACTGTTATATAGGAAGTTGGTCGAACGAGTCTCAACGCCTAAAGTGTGGATTTCATTTGCCTTATTCGAGTCATCGATTCCTACTGATTCTCAATTAAAGGCTTTTGAAGAAAGcactgaagaagaatttgaattctcAATCGATGAAACACACAGAGAAACGACTAGAAGCGTTTTTAGGGAGGCtaatgattttttcaaacacaacaatttgaaagaagataGAGCCGTTGTTATCGAAGCATGGAAACAATACGAGGAAGCCAATGGATCTGAGGAGTCGTTGAGGGATATAACCAAAAAGCTTCCTGTCATAGTcaagagaagaagattaaTAGAAggcgaagaagaagaatactTGGATTACATATTTCCAGAGGATGAAGAAGCCAAACCATCTAAAATATCTGGCCTTAACGCATTCTTGGCCAATGCTCAAAAATGGATGGCTAATCAAAATTAG
- a CDS encoding DEHA2D07194p (highly similar to uniprot|Q03919 Saccharomyces cerevisiae YDR139C RUB1 ubiquitin-like protein) has product MQVKVKTLTGRDIPVDIEPTDKIICIKDMMEEKEGIPPSQQRLIFNGSQLNDDSTVQESNINAGASLHLVLTLRGGF; this is encoded by the coding sequence ATGCAAGTGAAAGTCAAAACTTTAACAGGTAGAGATATCCCGGTTGATATTGAGCCAactgataaaattatttgtataAAAGATATGATGGAAGAAAAGGAAGGAATTCCTCCATCTCAGCAGCGTTTGATTTTCAATGGATCCCAATTAAACGATGATAGCACGGTTCAAGAATCGAATATAAATGCTGGTGCCTCCTTACATTTGGTTTTGACATTGAGAGGTGGATTTTAG
- a CDS encoding DEHA2D07216p (similar to uniprot|Q03920 Saccharomyces cerevisiae YDR140W MTQ2): MLPTPIVKDIDIDNVYEPAEDSFLLLDCLEEQCSFITERFRSRVPLVTEIGTGSGIVTTFIQQNILPQSMFITTDINPHACKTVLQTDKDNNIDSKDTKEPYVLDSCQMNLTTGIRQGTIDMLVFNPPYVPAFELPNIPTAEEDKTWLDLALLGGEDGMVVTWRLLNELDSILTPEIGVAYILFCARNKPKEVAKIMQEKGWDVETIIFRKAGWEELSVLRFIRP; this comes from the coding sequence ATGCTTCCAACTCCTATAgtaaaagatattgatattgataatgtatACGAACCAGCAGAAGACtcatttttattgttaGACTGTCTAGAAGAACAATGTCTGTTCATTACAGAAAGATTCAGATCAAGAGTACCGTTGGTTACAGAAATAGGGACGGGTTCTGGGATAGTTACGACTTTCATTCAGCAGAACATATTGCCACAGTCGATGTTTATCACGACAGATATCAATCCACATGCATGTAAAACCGTCTTGCAAACCGATAAAGACAACAATATTGATTCCAAGGACACCAAGGAACCGTACGTACTTGATTCATGTCAAATGAACTTAACAACTGGTATACGGCAAGGCACAATAGACATGCTTGTGTTCAACCCACCGTATGTTCCCGCATTTGAACTTCCCAACATTCCAACCgcagaagaagataagaCATGGTTAGATCTCGCTCTTTTGGGTGGAGAGGATGGAATGGTAGTAACATGGAGATTATTAAACGAATTGGATTCCATCTTAACTCCCGAAATTGGGGTTGCCTACATTTTATTCTGTGCCAGAAATAAGCCGAAAGAAGTTGCAAAAATCATGCAAGAGAAGGGATGGGACGTCGAAACGATAATTTTCAGAAAGGCAGGATGGGAAGAACTTAGTGTATTACGATTCATTAGGCCATGA
- a CDS encoding DEHA2D07238p (weakly similar to uniprot|Q12186 Saccharomyces cerevisiae YLR116W MSL5 branch point bridging protein) gives MSAYSRRYTDGPSNYGQDVRGRSEKKVEASHTTKWSGTPSRHKKIGKEDFDTIVTGHLTQEQMDAYQQYFRIEEISDILRMASESQSEVLSLLPSGNIANNPNYEREPSPPPKYDAAGNRSNTREARTKLALEKERHYLVEVAAGSIKNYMSPIDYRKPVKTYEKIYIPVKDYPDINFVGLLLGPRGNTLRQLQEDSGARLAIRGKGSVKDGKSTSSNNDDDDSNSSLSFSNPNLNSSGNDDLHVVITSDSQSKIAKAIKLTNQVIEKAISSPVGQNDLKRGQLRELAILNGTLRETKPYNPETQQSRRSRPGLDVSQLVCKSCGKVGHFARDCKFRGTSDGNNNPIVQDQADSYQQTAPYSDSRRQREEEDPRNNGREEILPPWKKKKPNVPLPPWQKPQQPLPSTDAPPPPVGLAPPPSSLAPPPPPPSSLAPPPPPPPSSLAPPPPPSSDIAPPPPSSDRAPPPPPSGIAPPPPPSGIAPPPPKSPNGVAPPPPPANDAPPAPSSTKNPPPPPPA, from the coding sequence ATGTCGGCATATAGCAGAAGATATACAGACGGACCCCTGAACTATGGACAGGATGTAAGAGGCCGATCAGAAAAAAAGGTAGAGGCTTCACATACTACAAAATGGTCGGGCACCCCATCAAGGCATAAGAAAATTGGAAAGGAAGATTTCGATACTATTGTAACCGGCCATTTGACTCAAGAACAAATGGATGCTTACCAGCAGTACTTTAGGATTGAGGAGATTTCAGACATACTAAGGATGGCTCTGGAACTGCAATCAGAAGTCTTAAGTTTGCTCCCATCAGGTAATATTGCAAACAATCCAAATTATGAAAGAGAACCATCACCACCACCAAAATATGATGCAGCCGGTAATAGAAGCAATACAAGAGAGGCCAGGACCAAACTTGCtcttgaaaaagaaaggcATTATTTAGTCGAAGTTGCGGCTGGTAGCATTAAGAATTATATGTCGCCTATTGACTATCGCAAGCCTGTTAAGACGTACGagaaaatttatatacCCGTTAAAGATTATCCAGACATTAATTTTGTGGGTTTATTGTTAGGACCAAGAGGTAATACTTTGAGACAATTACAGGAAGATAGCGGAGCGAGATTGGCTATTAGAGGAAAAGGGTCTGTGAAGGATGGTAAGTCTACCTCATCGaataatgatgacgatgactCGAATAGTTCATTATCGTTTTCGAATCCAAATCTTAATTCAAGCGGAAATGATGATTTGCATGTCGTAATAACCTCTGATTCTCAACTGAAAATCGCAAAAGCTATTAAATTGACGAATCAAGTTATTGAAAAGGCCATTTCATCACCAGTGGGACAAAATGACTTGAAAAGGGGTCAATTAAGAGAGTTAGCTATATTGAATGGTACATTGAGAGAAACTAAACCTTATAATCCGGAAACTCAACAATCCAGACGTCTGCGCCCGGGATTAGACGTCTCACAACTTGTTTGTAAACTGTGTGGAAAGGTTGGTCACTTTGCAAGGGATTGTAAATTTAGAGGAACTTCTGACGGTAACAATAATCCAATTGTTCAAGATCAAGCCGACTCTTATCAACAAACAGCGCCATATTCTGATTCAAGAAGacaaagagaagaagaggatCCAAGAAATAACggaagagaagaaatattaccCCCAtggaaaaagaagaagccCAATGTACCTTTACCTCCATGGCAAAAACCCCAACAACCACTACCATCGACAGATGCTCCTCCTCCACCCGTAGGATTGGCACCACCGCCTTCAAGTCTAGCACCgccaccaccaccaccatcAAGTTtagcaccaccaccaccaccaccaccatcAAGCTTggcaccaccaccaccaccatcTTCAGATAtagcaccaccaccaccatcTTCAGATAGAGCACCACCACCTCCACCATCAGGCATAGCACCACCACCTCCACCATCAGGAAtagcaccaccaccaccaaaaTCTCCAAATGGAGtagcaccaccaccaccgCCTGCAAATGATGCGCCACCAGCACCTCTGTCTACAAAAAACCCACCACCACCGCCACCAGCTTGA
- a CDS encoding DEHA2D07282p (weakly similar to uniprot|Q9P6T9 Neurospora crassa 15E6 Hypothetical protein 15E6.140): protein MQPYSRSGGTRKCFYEFQTLVACYTSADTETKKACTPQFEDYSECLHGFKERERTRLMLQQLKDNEKTKSGVTASDLYKQSGSVYENLDLVSK, encoded by the coding sequence ATGCAACCATACTCAAGATCCGGCGGTACCAGAAAGTGCTTTTACGAATTCCAAACTTTAGTGGCATGCTACACTTCTGCTGACACGGAAACCAAGAAAGCATGCACACCTcaatttgaagattattCCGAATGCTTACATGGATtcaaagaaagagaaagaacAAGACTTATGTTACAACAATTGAAGGATAACGAAAAAACTAAGAGTGGTGTCACTGCATCAGATTTATATAAGCAATCGGGATCTGTGTACGAAAACTTGGACTTAGTTTCCAAATAA